A window of Aquificaceae bacterium genomic DNA:
GGCAGGTCCTCTCTCTGCACATACACGGGTGAGTATATGCAGTATACGGTATGCTCACCCACAGCCCTATCTTTCAGACCTTCAAAGAGCCTTTCCACGTATGCCCTTACCTGATGCCTTACACTCATGGGGAATATTTTAGCTCAAATCAAAGACCACCATCTTTATCTCCGTATAATCCTCCACCGCAAAGCGCGGTCCTTCTCTTCCTATGCCTGAATACTTCACTCCCCCATAGGGCATGTGGTCTGCCCTGAAGTTGGGACCTTCGTTTATGAGCACGCCTCCTGCATTGATTTTTCTTATGAACTCCCATGCTACTCCTATATCTCTCGTAAAAACACCCACCTGAAGACCGTATTCTGAGTCGTTGACCATCCGTATGGCTTCTTCCACCTCCCTGTAGGGATTTACCACCACCACTGGGGCAAAGGCTTCCTCCCTGAAAAGCTTCACATGAGCCGGCACAAGGGAGACTATTGTAGGGGAGAGAACTGTCAAAGCCCTGTCTCCACAGGATACACCACCCGTCACAAGCCTTGCACCCTCCTGAAGGGCCTCATCTATCCACTCCTGCACCCTCTGAACTTCAGAGAGGCCTATCATGGGACCCACATCCGTGTCTTCCTGCATGGGGTCTCCCACTTTAAGCTTTTCTACCGCATGCTGAAGCTCCTCAAGAAAATGGTCAAAGAGCTCCTCATGAACAAAAACCCTCTGCACAGAGATACATACCTGACCCGCTATGGCGTAGCCGCCAAGGACTGTTTTATGCACAGCCTTTTTCAAGTCTCCGTCTTTATGAAGCACTATGGCTGAGTTAGAACCCAGCTCAAGAACCACCTTCTTTATACCTGCCTGTCTTGTTAT
This region includes:
- a CDS encoding aldehyde dehydrogenase family protein — encoded protein: MRTELLLGGEWVSKEEKMPVVYPYTGETVAEVSRAMEEDVHRAVELAKEGHRRLSSLTPYERYEILMRASQLLRERSEEFARTLVLEVGKTIREARTEVQRAIQTLIFSAEEAKRVGGEVIPMDAHPNGRGKVGFYIRQPVGVICAITPFNFPLNLSMHKVAPALACGNAVILKPSERTPLTPLMLGEVLLEAGLPPQALSILPGYGDVGRAMTTHPDVRVVSFTGSRKVGEIITRQAGIKKVVLELGSNSAIVLHKDGDLKKAVHKTVLGGYAIAGQVCISVQRVFVHEELFDHFLEELQHAVEKLKVGDPMQEDTDVGPMIGLSEVQRVQEWIDEALQEGARLVTGGVSCGDRALTVLSPTIVSLVPAHVKLFREEAFAPVVVVNPYREVEEAIRMVNDSEYGLQVGVFTRDIGVAWEFIRKINAGGVLINEGPNFRADHMPYGGVKYSGIGREGPRFAVEDYTEIKMVVFDLS